In Helianthus annuus cultivar XRQ/B chromosome 9, HanXRQr2.0-SUNRISE, whole genome shotgun sequence, the following are encoded in one genomic region:
- the LOC110908829 gene encoding zinc finger protein ZAT9 encodes MSNLIQETDQELMNHICVVCDKSFPSGRSLGGHMRSHVINSTDHHHHDDDVVVDDEDDDHKHQKQNQKKKQMKKLSSVNNGGLNSKDLGYELRKDPKKTTKVKDASEVNNNNNNSNCLVVLDKLCKECGKGFQSWKALFGHMKCHSEKVSNKHTNKNMNQDSWTSHSENENSGVKSGRIKKSRSRKKRMKRYTVTSTTVTTTTTTITTASSSISMNANNNNNNHASTSVVSEIEQDQESEIAMCLMMLSRDEGKWGHEIELSDHCKSSAFVKLTKVEGKKPTGNGSKIKKIAENQIGSDYLGKSEVGSTGLEKIVIQNDEFDDKMESSKRKFECITCNKSFHSYQALGGHKASHKKLKESPDSKPEDDDKTVENKPFFNHDHVTNNDQTAGSLKKTVVLGVHECPICFKVFSSGQALGGHKRSHMVAEAKLNQQTSMNLIEKVDEPVRESRGFIDLNMLPDTTEEDMIMNSSTTEYKPWHWVDTANHESTTLLGLLSTS; translated from the coding sequence ATGTCCAATTTGATCCAAGAAACTGATCAAGAATTGATGAATCACATATGTGTGGTGTGTGACAAAAGCTTCCCTTCTGGTAGATCTTTAGGGGGTCACATGAGGTCTCACGTGATCAACTCCACAGATCACCATCAccatgatgatgatgttgttgttgatgatgaggatgatgatcATAAGCATCAGAAACAGAATCAGAAGAAGAAGCAGATGAAGAAGCTCTCATCTGTCAACAATGGGGGATTGAATTCTAAAGATTTAGGTTATGAATTGAGGAAAGATCCAAAGAAGACTACAAAAGTCAAAGATGCAAGTGAagtgaacaacaacaacaacaatagcaATTGTTTGGTGGTTCTTGATAAGCTTTGTAAAGAATGTGGTAAAGGTTTTCAATCTTGGAAGGCTTTGTTTGGGCACATGAAATGTCATTCTGAAAAGGTGTCAAACAAACACACCAACAAGAACATGAATCAAGATTCTTGGACTAGTCATTCGGAAAATGAGAATTCGGGTGTCAAATCGGGTCGAATCAAGAAATCGAGATCAAGAAAGAAAAGAATGAAAAGGTATACAGTTACTTCTACTACTGTTACTACTACCACTACCACCATTACTACAGCTTCATCTTCAATCTCCATGAatgctaataataataataataatcatgcTTCAACAAGTGTTGTGTCTGAAATTGAACAAGATCAAGAATCTGAGATTGCTATGTGTTTGATGATGCTTTCTAGAGATGAGGGGAAGTGGGGTCATGAGATTGAATTATCTGATCACTGCAAGTCCTCTGCTTTTGTGAAGTTGACTAAAGTTGAGGGTAAAAAGCCAACTGGAAATGGTTCTAAGATCAAAAAAATTGCTGAAAACCAAATTGGTAGTGATTATCTGGGAAAATCTGAGGTGGGTTCTACTGGATTGGAGAAAATTGTGATCCAAAATGATGAATTTGATGACAAAATGGAGTCAAGTAAGAGAAAGTTTGAGTGCATCACTTGTAACAAAAGCTTTCACTCTTATCAAGCTCTTGGTGGGCATAAAGCAAGTCACAAGAAGTTAAAGGAAAGTCCAGATTCAAAGCCTGAAGACGACGATAAAACAGTCGAAAACAAACCTTTTTTCAATCATGATCATGTAACTAATAATGATCAAACAGCTGGTTCTTTGAAGAAAACAGTTGTGTTGGGAGTACATGAATGTCCAATTTGCTTCAAAGTTTTCTCAAGTGGACAAGCTTTGGGAGGTCACAAGCGATCACACATGGTTGCCGAAGCTAAGTTGAACCAACAAACCAGTATGAATCTGATTGAAAAAGTGGATGAGCCGGTTCGTGAAAGTCGAGGCTTTATTGATCTCAACATGCTTCCTGATACAACGGAAGAAGATATGATCATGAACAGTAGTACTACAGAATACAAGCCATGGCATTGGGTGGATACCGCTAACCATGAATCAACAACACTACTTGGTTTGCTCTCAACAAGTTAA